ATCAATGGCCTTCTGGTTTTCCCCAGCTGAGAGCAAGAGCTCGGCCGCAGCTCGTGGCTCCTTCACCGAGTAGGCCCACTCTGCCCGCTTGCGTACCAGTTCCTTCTTCTCCTGCTCAGTACCGTCCTTGATGTACTCCTGGGCCAGATCGAACATCCGCAGATCTGTGTACATTTCCAGTGCTCTAGATGACTGGCCGCATTTGAGAAACAGACGAGCTGCCTCCTTGAACTTTCCGGCAAAGGCGCAGTTCTCCGCCAGCAGCACCTCTTTGGGGACTGCCGACCGCTGCTGCTGATCTCGCAGTTCACCGATCAGCTTAAGCCAGGGAAGGTTTCTCACTTTGACGTAGGCATCACGGGCGATGTTGATGTGCAGTGCCTCCAAAGCAGATTGGGCAAGTCCCTCCCAGTCGCTGGTGGTCACACCCAGGCAGGCGACCTGGTAAGCTTCCCTGTAAATTAAAGATAAGATAAAAAAGATGACAAATGGAAGGAGACCTTTCTTACTCAAACAATCCGGCTTCAATGAACTGCCACATGGTAGAGCCCAGGGCCAAGGGCGTGTTGTGCATGATGTTCCCGCGCAAACAGAAGGCAGTGGCGCCACAAAGACCCACCACCACGCCATGCATGTTCTGCGGTGCCCTTGGCGGCAGGTTTCCAACTCGAACACTCAATCCGCCCGTGGTATGGGTGTAGCAGAGCATCGAGTCCAAGTGCGTGTTCCAGGTGACGCTGTTTACACCCGTATCCTGGTACAAAATCGTATCGTTGATTATGTCCCGCACCACCAGACGACCCACGTCATCCACAACGGCGATCTTGCTCCGCTTTGAGTTGATATCCAAGCAACGTACAGCGGACACAGCAGTGGTTATGAGCAGGGGCAGCGAGTTGTTCAGAAAGATCCGGAACACCTGGCCGTTCTTTAGACCCACCATGAGTCCTTCTCTGCCCACAGGGCCACCGGTGACCTTGATGTATCGTATAAACGAGTCCATGATCCACTCTCGCTGCAGGACACCCATGAAATCCAGACACTGGAGTCTCTTCTCCTGGCACAGAACGATGTGGCGGCCACAGACGACCAGCAGGCTGCAGTCGAACTTTTGCTGGATCTTCTCGCGCACCTTGTAGTGCATGGGCTGATCCTCGCCAGAGCTCAGCTCGTAGAGAACCACACGTTCCGGCAGTTGTACCGCCAACCGGTTGCGATATATGGCTATCTTCTGCACCAAATCCCGACACTTGATGCGCACCTTTTGGCCAGAGATCAGGTGCTGAATGATCACGTCGCACATGTTCTCCCGGAAGGCATATCGTTCCCGATAGAGAGCGTGCACGGTGCTCGAAGCAATGTTGAAGCAGGCCAGGGTGCCATCCTGACAGCCAATGGTGTAGGACTGGCCATTCGGATGCAGGGCCACCGTCCAGATCCAGGTGTCGAAGCTATCGCCCAGCGTGCCCAGCCGGATGCCCTCCCTCGTGAAGAAGTGCAGTCCTCCGGTGCAGCCGCCGACCAAACAGAACTCCCCATTGGGAAAGTATTGCAGGCACAAAGGATCGAATCCCAGGGCTCGCTCCTTGCCAATCATCTGGCCGCTCAGGGTGTGGAAGGAGAGTGTCTGACTCCAGTCCACCACGCCAATGGTGTCCACACTGCCGGGTCCACTGGCCGGACAGCACTGCACGCTGAAGACGTTGCTGTTGGGGCCACCAGGCCGATCGATGCGTCCCTTCTCCTCGCCCAACTTGTTTCTGATCGATATGATGCCATTGGCCAGGCCCAGGATCAGGTACTGCCCGTCGTTGGTCCAAGAGCAGCCATTCACGCGGGCCGAGATTTTGTACTTCTGCACTGCTTTCTGGTCCGCTGACCAGAAGGCAAAGTCCGACAAGGAGCAGGAGGCCAGGTGGTGCGAGACGGGATTGAAGCTCATGCACTGAATGGAGTCGCCGTGCCTGGAAAagtcattattattatcaataaaTTGATCTTGTGACATATTTATTTCTATCTCTGTGCACTCACGAATACTTGAGAAGTCCCTCGAGCTGCGGTGACCACACGATGACCATTTTGTCAGAGGCTCCGCTGGCGAACCTCTTGCCATCCCTGGAGTAGGCCACGCAGTTCACCGTGTCCTTGTGGGCTTTCAGGGTGTTCAGCAGGGATCCGTCGTTGGGATCGTAGATGAGGAGCCGATCCCCGGCCGCCACCACCAATTGGCTGCCATCGGGGGCGTAGCAAACATTGTGGACACTGGAGAAGGGGGTTTTCCGATTACCGTTATGGAGCAACAGGTTGTGGTGCTTCGCGTGCGAAAGCTTTACCTGATCTCGTTTTCTTTGCTATTGGGAAACTCGATGCGTTCCAGCCACTTGAGAACGCCCCTCATTATTGCACAAGCCGATTGGGTCAATCCTGCATAGCTGGTTAAGATTCCTAAGTGCAGGTGCGTTGTTTACACGCAGATTCCATGGCAACCAAAGCCACAACAAAAGTTGGCGTCTCGGCTAGTGATGGCACTTTGGCAGGTTTTCCCGCTAGGTTTGGCCACTTTTAATTTACATTGAGAAATAAACCCATTTACTTATcagaaacatattaaaaacaaacataaatataattttacttGCTTAGATAGTTATTTAacaattaatatatttattttcccataATTAATATCCGTTACAGTTCAATTTAGTGCAAAGCAATTGGCAACGCGGCAGCTAGTAGTGTGACCAGTGTTCTCTAACCTTAAAAACCCAAACTTCTTCCAACCATAATAAAAGACGACAATTTTTACACTTCATCaacaattatttgtttttaaacgaTTTTAACCCTGTAAAAGCTTGAGAATGAACAACCTGGACAGTTCATTGCAGGCGCACAGTAAGTTGGAAAAGGTACATCCAGTTGTCAGCCTTGGAAACACCCATATTAACCGCAAATCCCCCTAGGAAGCTACTAATTTGGCTCTGCTGAAAGATCGGGTGGATAAGTACCATGATCTCTCCACGCAAATGTCCAGCATACTTACCATCTTCGAGAAGCGTTTGGGCAACCTGGAGCAGACCATTTTACCCGTCTACCAGGAGACGGATCAGCTCCAGAAAAGGCAGCAGAGTAGGCTCCGAGATAAGCCCTGGGATTCCCAGAAAACTAATGGTCACCGCCTCTTTCTCTTGCAGATCTGGAGGCCACTCTGAATTGCCTGGAAAGCGTCCTCTCCCACTACGATGTCTCGCAGGAGGTGTGCCAGCTGATTCACCAGGGCCCCGTGGAGGGAAACATCTCTGTCTTCCTGGATGCACTGGCCAAACTTCGGGATGCCAATGATTACTTCCGGCACAACAATCCCCAGAGTGTGGAGCTGGAGAACGTCACCAGTTTGTTCAACACCGGTTGCGAGGGTCTCAATCAGCACTACAGCATGCTGCTTAAGAAGCACAGTGCTCCCTTGAAGCCCGTGGAGCTGTTGGATCTTATCTACATCGAGGACGACTCCAGCGATGAGTACACCTCGTTCCGGCAGTTGTCCCAGACCACTCGCGAGGAGCTGTACACCATCTCTCACTGGCTGGAACAGAATCTAAGGGAGTACACCCACATATACGCCACGGAACGGGGCGATGTGGTCCTACGCTCGCTGCAGTTGCTCAAGGATCACCAGAAGAGCAACAGCTGGGGTCACGAGGCACTGGTGAGTTCTATTTACAATTTCATATCCCGTACGTTTACTATACATGGTATATTAAGAAGTTGAAAAAACCTCaatgttatattttgtacattGTTAGCTATAATATTAAGCCAGTAACCCAACGATATGTGACTTGTACTACTCGGTGCTATACTTTTCACATCTCTGATACTTTCGTTTAACGGATTCGGTTCGAAAAAGCTCTCCAAGAAGCAGCATCACCGGTCATCTTCGAAGTCCGCCATTTGCCAGCTTGAATTCGCAAAGAACGCATCGCTTTCTGTATTATAATTGCTAAACTCAAGTGCAGCCAAGATGGAGAATTGCCGTACACCCACAAATAAGGTCAAAATTACCTTTCCCAGGACTCCAACGCTAAAGGAACGCAGATGGAACACGCTGAAGGTTAACACCTCCAACGTGCGCTGCTCCACACCGATTTTCGGCAACTTCCGTTCGCCCAATCTCTCGCCCATCGAGAACATGGGCTCGAAGAAGAGCCCTGCATCGCCCATGCGGTTCGACGCCTTCAAGAAGCCACCGATGAAGACTGTTCATCATCAACATAGCCATCAGCTTAAACCACCGGTCTTCAATTTGCCGAAAGCGCATGAGGAGATTACCGAGCCGGAGCGGGAGATcaggagctgcagcagccCGGACACCTGTTCGGATGACTCGAGTAGGGATACCTCGTTGACCTTGGAGTCGCGTCGCCGTTCCATAAAGGCCTCCAACCACTCGTACGTAGTGAATCATGCTGCCAATGTGGAGCAGATCCTCATGCACATGGGCCTGGAGAACTATGTGACCAACTTCGAGGAGGCTCATATCGATCTGGTGGAACTGGCCTCCATGGAACGGGCTGATCTCATCAAAATTGGCCTAAACACGGATGAGGATTGCAACCGCATCATGGATGTCCTCCACACTCTCTAAACGGATCGCTGGCAGATTCtgttttactttaatttacaattttaaaatgttccaGTGAAGAGAAATTAGTAATGTTTATGTATGTGGATAGTTAAATAGGTATTGTGAGGCTTATTGTAAAAGACCTGGTGTCTTACAGccataaataatcaaaaataagtTAAAGGTTCATGTTGATCTTTAAAATGTACTCTTGgtcataaattttaaaataaaacaacatgTAAACACTAATTTCATAAtatgtttaataaacaaacCATACTTTAAGTACTTATATTTTGgatttactttaaaattgtgCGACTTCTTGCAGAGACCTCGTCATAGTGGACGTCAAACGGAACCCAAAAAGACCACCTCTGCCCGCCTGCAGCAAATGTAAGAAACCAATTCTACTCTCTAAGGtcacaaaaaataagtaactCCAATTTTTTATTCTCAGATTCGAAAAGAAGGCCAATAAGTTATATCTGCGTGCGACCCAGACGATTGAGCAGTCCACCGGCTTCTCCATCAAAAAGGCTTCGTCTCACAGCGATCACCTGACATCCGAGGACCTGCTGGACGGGGATCAGGAGCTGGACAAGTACTTGGTCATGCTGCTGGGACTCCAGCGTCTGCTCAAC
This window of the Drosophila biarmipes strain raj3 chromosome 3L, RU_DBia_V1.1, whole genome shotgun sequence genome carries:
- the LOC108035290 gene encoding protein matrimony, which codes for MENCRTPTNKVKITFPRTPTLKERRWNTLKVNTSNVRCSTPIFGNFRSPNLSPIENMGSKKSPASPMRFDAFKKPPMKTVHHQHSHQLKPPVFNLPKAHEEITEPEREIRSCSSPDTCSDDSSRDTSLTLESRRRSIKASNHSYVVNHAANVEQILMHMGLENYVTNFEEAHIDLVELASMERADLIKIGLNTDEDCNRIMDVLHTL
- the LOC108035379 gene encoding intraflagellar transport protein 122 homolog, giving the protein MRGVLKWLERIEFPNSKENEISVHNVCYAPDGSQLVVAAGDRLLIYDPNDGSLLNTLKAHKDTVNCVAYSRDGKRFASGASDKMVIVWSPQLEGLLKYSHGDSIQCMSFNPVSHHLASCSLSDFAFWSADQKAVQKYKISARVNGCSWTNDGQYLILGLANGIISIRNKLGEEKGRIDRPGGPNSNVFSVQCCPASGPGSVDTIGVVDWSQTLSFHTLSGQMIGKERALGFDPLCLQYFPNGEFCLVGGCTGGLHFFTREGIRLGTLGDSFDTWIWTVALHPNGQSYTIGCQDGTLACFNIASSTVHALYRERYAFRENMCDVIIQHLISGQKVRIKCRDLVQKIAIYRNRLAVQLPERVVLYELSSGEDQPMHYKVREKIQQKFDCSLLVVCGRHIVLCQEKRLQCLDFMGVLQREWIMDSFIRYIKVTGGPVGREGLMVGLKNGQVFRIFLNNSLPLLITTAVSAVRCLDINSKRSKIAVVDDVGRLVVRDIINDTILYQDTGVNSVTWNTHLDSMLCYTHTTGGLSVRVGNLPPRAPQNMHGVVVGLCGATAFCLRGNIMHNTPLALGSTMWQFIEAGLFEEAYQVACLGVTTSDWEGLAQSALEALHINIARDAYVKVRNLPWLKLIGELRDQQQRSAVPKEVLLAENCAFAGKFKEAARLFLKCGQSSRALEMYTDLRMFDLAQEYIKDGTEQEKKELVRKRAEWAYSVKEPRAAAELLLSAGENQKAIDIVAEQGWADVLFDIGRRLSLSERDALESVAQNLKTLKALPLAAEIFKKLGDEAQVVQLHIEVRDWPEAFRLAESLPELLPTVHYQHGQWLAETDQFIEAHQAYLKAGRTKEANRLLKQLSNTAIAEERYLDASYFYWLLAKQCLDVYHAKDEQNPIDHHLTEYKNHLRIAKVYYAYSVIYSYMKEPFTTHSPVSLFNVSRFILNEVEQKGVPKGVSMFSVLFTLAKQAKFLQANKLCLLINKRLQSLKPPAGVQEQIDLNFLNSKACKSGFNDPEELLPLCYKCSNYSQHLNNNCCPTCRQDYIFSFVSFEILPLVQFYPEVDISDAEAERLLLAPAKHAEDADPFNEDVASALPLSLDRNGLRTIDPNHVLILKRRGKNVRNVYYRNILPDLQVTYCPQCLLLFYSEDFELQVLQKGYCPFCHTSSEKLLEDF